A DNA window from Trichomycterus rosablanca isolate fTriRos1 chromosome 9, fTriRos1.hap1, whole genome shotgun sequence contains the following coding sequences:
- the disp1 gene encoding protein dispatched homolog 1: MALSEAPVDHLQLNNCGAIQSTTAATDVKEHPSSFSKSVLDPNVDVEQEVAISKLEHWQLKESLQSGSQSQNGGVKQNGSLQSPRSTASCYSALSSHLAESQKLAKLLPSSLLHHCSICCPFHEPGCCSGSQQEGSPLQGSLHSRALHMDSCCVQGTSTLCMQNFWQEHFQNQPNLSALSPARPFRFPRSYAELIADWPVVVLGVCTVLIVVCTLVGVLVPDLPDFSDPLLGFEPRGTTIGQRLVTWNNMVKNTGYKATMANYPYKFADEQVKSHQEERWSEDQSDDREKRQAEWDFSKDSFFCDVPSDSYSRIVFASAEGKNLWNIHAIKSMCSFDSARVRSHPQYLSLCQRTRADSCCPSWTLGNYIAVLNNKSSCQKITEGDVSRTLKILRICAKYYYNGTLVPECWDTTARRKDQVKCANVPRKCTKYNAVYQILHFLVDMDFLNPKTTNIIPPVLRYSMLFSPTEKRKTMMNIYLDNFENWNSSDGVTTVTGIEFGIKHNLFQDYLLTDIVYPAIAIVIVLMVMCVYTKSVFITIMTMFAIISSLIISYVLYRVVFNFEFFPFMNLTALIILVGIGADDAFVLCDVWNYTKNDKPISGLSETVNVTLQHAALSMFVTSFTTAAAFYANYVSNITAIRCFGVYAGTAILVNYFLMVTWLPAVVVLHERYLLNLFVCTRSPSRRRSRSASFMMSMSQKANKCLLVFSGTARFVFEKVLPCVVIKLRYLWLFWFLVLTAGGAYIVCVSPKMKLPSLELSEFQVFRSTHPFERYDAEYKKLFMFERVHHGEDLHMPITIIWGVIPVDNGDPLNPKNKGNLTLDTTFNIASPASQTWILNFCQKLRNQSFVFQSDEQDFTSCFMETFKQWMENQDCDEAKVYPCCSQSTFPYKQDVFETCIKKAIMELEHSTFYHLDSKTPGPRFDINDTICAIVLEFQSTFHFTLAYEKMHIFYREVDSWIQEELKNAPEGLTSGWFVSNLEFYDLQDSLSTGTLIAMALSVLVALGVMLLTTWNIIISFFAIISIAGTIFVTVGSLVLLGWELNVLESVTISVAVGLSVDFAVHYGIAYCIAPEPDREGKVVFSLSRMGSAIAMAALTTFVAGAMMMPSTVLAYTQLGTFLMLIMCISWAFATFFFQCLCCCIGPQGTCGQIPMPKTLKCHTFDAGTSGSSSNHCQEKRCQSSKYQSDTRESEVDYELEPLATNTRNADKSEDQEVCTQISNRSGFDRESSGPGNTIPSSDLTCLHLNNTSCTCQDFLQQHITATQWTCHQPRMQARVCPCPASQIALSGNNGAKGQDTLSTLDTMHMTTKHDMNQRHCAPINFHQCSHGCYFIGYGIHTLHLQSDGVGIDESHLISAANPPPDAISCPGSTHNTIQCCTLSPTHKDCNTHENSETSQDETNPQFLQNTLSNHIKTKISNDSSVQCYHEKFNMAPTMSDRRFPCKQYHKETSENKEFPSKRFCFKSTLKVKCNSMEFKNPVNNSNVSVLASNSSPSSESLC, encoded by the exons ATGGCTCTAAGTGAAGCTCCAGTTGACCATCTGCAACTCAATAATTGTGGAGCCATACAAAGTACTACAGCTGCTACTGACGTGAAAGAACATCCCAGTTCTTTCTCAAAGTCTGTCCTGGACCCAAATGTAGATGTGGAGCAGGAAGTGGCAATTTCTAAATTAGAACATTGGCAACTTAAGGAATCTTTGCAGTCTGGAtcacagagccaaaatggtggtgtCAAGCAGAATGGGTCCCTTCAATCTCCACGGTCCACTGCGTCCTGCTACTCAGCATTATCGTCACATCTGGCAGAGTCTCAAAAGCTGGCCAAGCTCTTGCCCAGCTCTCTTTTGCATCATTGTTCTATCTGCTGCCCTTTCCATGAGCCCGGGTGCTGCAGTGGCAGCCAACAAGAAGGCAGTCCTTTGCAGGGGTCCTTGCACTCAAGAGCCCTTCACATGGATTCCTGCTGTGTACAGGGCACATCTACTTTGTGCATGCAAAACTTCTGGCAGGAGCATTTCCAGAACCAACCAAACTTATCAGCATTAAG CCCAGCCAGACCTTTTCGATTTCCCAGAAG TTATGCAGAGCTCATTGCTGACTGGCCTGTGGTGGTTCTtggtgtgtgtacagtactcATTGTGGTATGCACTTTAGTAGGTGTCCTTGTGCCAGACCTGCCTGACTTTTCTGACCCCTTGCTG GGCTTTGAACCAAGAGGCACAACAATAGGTCAGCGGCTAGTTACATGGAACAATATGGTGAAAAACACAGGGTACAAAGCCACCATGGCCAACTATCCATATAAGTTTGCAGATGAGCAGGTCAAAAG TCACCAAGAAGAAAGGTGGTCGGAAGATCAAAGTGATGATAGAGAAAAAAGACAAGCAGAGTGGGATTTTAGTAAAGACAGTTTCTTCTGTGATGTTCCAA GTGACAGCTATTCTAGAATTGTATTTGCCTCTGCTGAAGGAAAGAACTTGTGGAATATACACGCGATTAAATCCATGTGCAGTTTTGACAGTGCCCGG GTTCGCTCTCATCCACAGTACTTGAGTTTATGTCAGCGCACAAGAGCTGACTCTTGTTGTCCTAGCTGGACTCTTGGGAACTATATTGCAGTTCTTAACAACAAGTCATCCTGCCAAAAAATCACAGAAGGAGATGTCTCTCGTACCCTAAAGATTCTGCGTATCTGTGCCAAGTACTATTACAATGGCACGTTGGTTCCTGAGTGTTGGGACACGACTGCCCGCAGAAAAGATCAAGTAAAGTGTGCCAATGTCCCCAGAAAGTGCACCAAATACAATGCTGTTTATCAGATTCTGCATTTCTTAGTAGACATGGATTTTCTTAACCCAAAAACCACTAACATCATTCCACCTGTTCTTAGGTATAGCATGTTGTTCTCCCccacagagaaaagaaaaactaTGATGAATATTTACTTGGACAACTTTGAGAACTGGAACTCTTCAGATGGTGTCACCACTGTCACAGGCATTGAGTTTGGCATTAAGCATAATTTGTTTCAGGACTACCTTCTTACAGATATTGTGTATCCTGCAATAGCAATTGTGATTGTGCTAATGGTCATGTGTGTATACACCAAGTCAGTTTTTATCACCATTATGACCATGTTTGCCATCATCAGCTCCTTAATTATCTCATATGTACTTTATCGAGTTGTCTTCAACTTTGAATTCTTTCCTTTTATGAATCTTACAGCACTAATTATTCTCGTTGGAATTGGTGCTGATGATGCCTTTGTGTTGTGTGATGTCTGGAACTACACAAAAAACGATAAACCAATCTCTGGACTCTCTGAAACTGTAAACGTCACACTTCAGCATGCTGCTCTTTCGATGTTTGTAACCAGTTTCACTACTGCTGCTGCCTTTTATGCTAATTACGTTAGCAATATTACAGCCATTCGTTGCTTTGGTGTctatgctggcactgctattctggtcaattattttttaatggtaACCTGGTTGCCGGCTGTAGTGGTTCTTCATGAACGATACTTGCTAAACCTGTTTGTATGCACCAGGTCACCTTCTCGTCGAAGGTCTCGCTCTGCAAGCTTCATGATGAGCATGAGTCAGAAAGCCAACAAGTGTTTGTTAGTTTTTTCAGGGACTGCTCGATTCGTATTTGAAAAAGTATTGCCATGTGTTGTAATCAAGCTGCGTTATCTATGGCTCTTCTGGTTTCTGGTCCTAACTGCTGGTGGGGCATATATTGTCTGTGTGAGCCCTAAAATGAAATTACCTTCCCTGGAGCTATCTGAATTTCAAGTGTTTCGTTCCACACATCCCTTTGAACGTTATGATGCAGAATACAAAAAACTCTTTATGTTTGAACGTGTTCACCATGGGGAGGATCTCCACATGCCTATTACTATTATATGGGGTGTTATTCCAGTAGACAATGGTGATCCATTGAACCCCAAAAATAAGGGCAATCTGACCCTTGACACTACTTTTAACATTGCCAGCCCTGCCAGCCAGACATGGATTCTGAATTTCTGTCAGAAGCTTAGAAATCAAAGCTTTGTGTTCCAGTCTGATGAGCAAGACTTCACGAGTTGCTTTATGGAGACATTTAAGCAGTGGATGGAGAACCAAGACTGTGATGAAGCTAAAGTCTACCCCTGTTGCAGTCAGTCAACATTCCCATACAAACAAGATGTTTTTGAGACGTGCATAAAAAAAGCCATCATGGAGCTTGAACACAGCACTTTCTATCATCTGGACAGCAAGACTCCAGGGCCAAGATTTGACATTAATGATACAATTTGTGCCATTGTCCTTGAATTTCAAagtacatttcactttacactTGCATAtgagaaaatgcatattttttatCGTGAAGTTGATTCCTGGATTCAGGAAGAGTTAAAAAATGCTCCAGAGGGATTAACCTCTGGTTGGTTTGTCAGCAACTTGGAGTTTTATGACCTCCAGGATAGTCTGTCTACTGGCACTCTTATTGCTATGGCATTGTCAGTGTTGGTTGCCTTAGGAGTTATGCTTCTTACTACTTGGAACATCATTATAAGCTTCTTTGCCATCATCTCCATTGCAGGAACCATTTTTGTCACGGTGGGATCATTGGTTCTCCTTGGCTGGGAACTGAATGTCCTGGAGTCTGTTACCATCTCAGTTGCTGTAGGACTTTCTGTGGACTTTGCAGTGCATTATGGTATAGCATACTGCATTGCTCCAGAACCTGATAGGGAGGGGAAAGTAGTTTTTTCCTTGAGCAGAATGGGTTCAGCCATTGCCATGGCAGCACTTACCACGTTTGTTGCTGGAGCAATGATGATGCCATCTACAGTACTCGCCTACACACAGCTGGGCACATTCTTGATGCTAATTATGTGTATCAGCTGGGCATTTGCAACATTCTTTTTTCAATGTTTGTGTTGCTGTATTGGACCTCAGGGTACTTGTGGACAGATCCCTATGCCTAAGACTCTTAAGTGCCATACTTTTGATGCAGGTACCTCTGGCTCCTCTTCCAATCATTGCCAGGAAAAACGCTGCCAATCAAGCAAGTATCAATCAGATACCAGGGAAAGCGAGGTGGATTATGAACTTGAGCCATTGGCAACTAATACTAGAAATGCTGACAAGTCAGAGGACCAGGAAGTATGTACCCAAATATCCAATAGGAGTGGTTTTGATAGAGAGAGCTCTGGACCTGGTAATACCATTCCAAGCTCAGATCTGACTTGTCTACATCTGAATAATACAAGCTGCACTTGCCAGGATTTTTTGCAACAGCACATAACAGCAACACAATGGACCTGTCACCAACCCCGAATGCAAGCAAGAGTTTGTCCATGCCCTGCTTCACAAATTGCTTTGTCAGGCAATAATGGGGCCAAAGGTCAGGACACCTTGTCTACTCTCGATACAATGCACATGACCACCAAGCATGACATGAACCAAAGACATTGTGCACCTATCAATTTCCACCAGTGTTCCCATGGTTGCTACTTCATAGGATATGGCATACACACATTGCACCTTCAGTCTGATGGTGTAGGAATCGATGAGTCCCACTTAATCAGTGCCGCGAACCCTCCACCTGATGCGATAAGCTGTCCAGGTTCGACTCATAACACAATTCAATGCTGCACATTATCTCCCACACACAAAGACTGCAATACTCATGAAAACAGTGAAACATCACAGGATGAAACAAATCCCCAATTTTTACAAAACACTTTATCCAACCACATTAAAACAAAGATCTCAAATGACTCTTCTGTGCAGTGTTACCATGAAAAGTTTAATATGGCACCTACAATGTCTGACAGAAGATTTCCTTGCAAACAGTATCATAAAGAGACAAGTGAGAATAAGGAATTCCCCTCAAAAAGATTCTGCTTTAAGAGTACTTTAAAAGTGAAGTGCAATTCAATGGAGTTTAAAAATCCAGTGAATAATTCAAATGTCTCGGTCTTAGCCAGTAATTCGAGCCCTTCATCTGAAAGTTTATGCTGA